Proteins encoded in a region of the Oscillospiraceae bacterium MB24-C1 genome:
- a CDS encoding alpha/beta hydrolase, which produces MNIKTEYIDINAIPAINWGDFTGNTILAVHGLMSHKADIDIRLLAENAVPKGYQIISIDLPEHGERKDSAKLNPWTCTEELCSVYDTLATNSRSIGLYGCSIGAYMSMMALAEKDIVHSMFLSPVVDMKFLIEGLMASFNITSEQLQTKKYISLPNGQFLDWSYYSYVCAHPICWNTPTDILWGFEDNLIPEDVIDQFSIQSSSRVTKVESEHFFHTPKQLAFYGHWLDDKL; this is translated from the coding sequence ATGAATATAAAAACAGAATATATCGATATAAATGCAATACCCGCCATAAATTGGGGGGATTTCACCGGTAATACGATACTAGCTGTCCACGGTCTTATGTCGCATAAGGCCGACATCGATATCCGATTGTTGGCTGAAAACGCCGTGCCCAAGGGCTATCAGATCATTAGCATCGACCTGCCGGAACACGGTGAGCGTAAAGATAGTGCAAAACTCAACCCCTGGACCTGTACAGAGGAGCTGTGCAGCGTCTATGATACACTTGCAACCAATTCAAGAAGTATCGGCCTGTATGGGTGTAGCATCGGTGCCTATATGAGTATGATGGCCTTGGCCGAAAAAGATATTGTACATAGTATGTTCCTGTCACCTGTTGTCGATATGAAGTTTTTGATTGAAGGCCTGATGGCTTCATTTAATATAACTTCTGAACAGCTTCAAACAAAAAAATACATCAGCCTACCCAATGGCCAATTTTTAGACTGGAGTTATTATTCCTATGTCTGCGCCCACCCCATCTGCTGGAACACGCCTACTGACATTCTTTGGGGCTTTGAAGATAATCTTATACCTGAAGACGTGATAGATCAGTTTAGCATACAAAGTAGTTCGCGTGTGACAAAGGTTGAATCCGAACATTTCTTCCATACACCTAAACAACTTGCATTTTATGGCCACTGGCTGGATGATAAGCTTTAA